CACCAGCAATTGTTAGTTCTTTCGCACCACCGCTTTGCACGTTAACAGACGCAAACGGGTCTAGTTGAGCAGCATCAGTGATGTCACGGTCAATTGAAGCAACTTGGTTAAGTGCTTCTAAACCTAAGCTAGTGCTCAAGCCTTCGTTAGTATAGCCAGTACCAGCACTGCTACCCGTTACAACGATAACTTCGGTGCTTTGAGCAGATTCAACAGTGATAGGTAATGCAAGCGCTTGGTCAAGAGAAAGATAAACGTTCTCTACTTTTGTAGGAACAAAACCGTCGCCTGTAATCGTTACTGTGTATGGACCACCAACACGAAGACCACGTGCTGAGAAGGTACCACTTTCGTTTGTAGTTGCAGTAGATACTGTACCTGAAGGTTCGTGCTTGATGGTAACTGTTGCACCAGCAAGGTTTGAACCAGCTTCACTAACAACGTTGCCTCGAATTGCTGACGTTGTTGTCTGCGCCATAACTGTACCAGCTAGGCCAGCAGAAACAGCAACAGCGATAGCAACGCGGCTGAGTTTTGCTTTGAAGTTCATGTGTGTGTTTCCCTTTTTGTTTAAAATTCTTTTTTATGGACTTGCGCAGGGCGTTGTCCCTATCAAGACCATTGACTATTTTAGTACCGCGAGAAATTGTTATCGAGGTTCATGTCAAATTTATTACAGTTTTACATTTTTATTTAACACCAATCGCCCGAGGCTAGTGACTTTGCAAAAAAATACTTGACCACATGGTCAAGTTAATTTACTTGTTATAATTGTTGTCTATCTGCAGCGATTGGACGGTTCTATTCTTGGCAGATGTGCGACTAATAAACAGCGTTTAATAAAAATCAGGTTTACCTATAAAAATAAACCTAATTTCAACAACTTAACGCTTTAAAATAAATTTACCTATTGCAATAAATAACCTTAACTGATGAAATCCCTACATAAATCGTTAATTCATTTGGTCGTTTTTTTGGCGAATTTTAGAATTGTTGCCTCCGGAAAGTGGATATTATTTGTCATCGTCGCTATCGCGTGCGGTGCTTTTAGCTATTTACAAAAAAACAATATTTATAATGACATCACCCCACAAACCGGTCAATTTTTATACTGCAAAACTGAATTAAGTGCGAATAGCGACATTTTTTCAGTGTACGTTACCGATGGCCGCATTGCTGAAATGGCAAGAGACAGATTGTGCGCTGACAGCACAATAAAAAGGCAATTCGGCGAAGTGAAAATTATCATCGGCCAAAGCGACTACGACACGTTTCGCTACATCAACCACGGCGTTGTTGACCTAGCATTAGTGAAAAAGAACGTGGTCGACGCATTTGGCGCTGACCAAATATATGGGTTGTCTAGAGTGGCATCGCACCCTAATTACAGTGCCTTTTTCATTGCGTTACGCGAACGCCCGCAGTTAAATAAAGAATACTTGCTTGGTAAAAAGATTGGTCTATTAGATTACCCCAGTAGTCGCTCAGGCCACATTGTGCCCAAAACTGTTCTACAAAATTTAGGGTTAAGCGACACAAACGTATCAATTGTATATTACAGTTCGCACCAAGAGCTTCGAAGAGCACTGTTAGCAGGTGACGTTGATATTATTTCGTCTTATTGGGCTGAAGATGACAGTGACCGCTTTTCAAGAAATTACGCAACACCGTTACAAGAAAGCATAGGTGGAATGCAGTGGTATCTAAAAATGCAGACACAAAACACCGATTTGTTCTGTGCTATGCAGTCTGTTGTACATGAAATAGCTATGGCTCACCCGCGACCATATTACAAAAATATTACACTTGAAGCGGGGTGTAACAAATGATCAAACCTAAGTTCAAATCACCTGCACGCATAGCGTTAAACTGGGCACTGCTATTTCTGTGCTTACAGACTATTGCGCTAATTGGCCAGTACTTTTCATTTAAGGCGGATATCCATGAAGCGCAAGATAAAGTCGAACGCCGTATAAGCCTAGACAGCGCATTTCTAGATGTGGGTAATGAAACGCTTAATACGCCAGTCAATCAATACGCTATCTATCGCTATTTAGATAGATTAAATAGCGAACTCACTAAAGAAGGCTATCCTGTCTTAGTGAGTCATATTCAGGAAATCAGCACTCAATCTCAAGATTTCACACAATACCCTGACGTGACATCTACCTTACTGATGAATGCAGAGCAGCACATTGTACTCGAGATGCGCAGTAAGTCGCCATGGAGTGGGGTGGGATTTAGTTTTATAGCATTGATTTGCTCACTTTTACTGCTTCCAGTATTTGCTATTGCAACGAAAAAGCGTAAAAAAGAGTCTGCTGTTGAAGAAGAATTGCTGCCGCCAACACCTAAGCTCATTATTAACCTCAAAGATAAAACACTTGCCAACGGTGTTGATGACAAGGTGGTTGCACTACAGAATAAGCCATTATGTTTCTATACTGCTTTAGTTAAGTTTTGTATTGAGTACCCCAATCAGCCGCTTCCTCCGCATAAAGATGTGCCGCATGAACTGATGATTCTTGCTAACAAGAGCTTTGGTAGACTGATTGAACTTGGCCATACCAAACGTAAAAGGCCAGACTTTAACGCGAACTTAGACAAAACCTTAAGCGAGATCCGTGCAGCCCTTGATGAAGTGTTTGCCGGGTTCACTGAAGAAAAAGAAATATACTATCCACCTCGGGCTCAGGGCGAGGGCTCTCGCTCTAAGCAACATTCCTATGCCCTGTCGGAAATAAAGTTAGAGGATATTGAAATAATAGGTAATTAGTAGCGAAAACTGACCATTTGGAAAACTTTTTGTGTTTTTTTAAACGCACTGCAATGCCTTGAAAATACAATAAAGTTAAAGCAAAGACCGATCCAAAAACGAAGATCTTGTGAATATAACATTGATTCGCGAGGCCTAAACGCGTATCTTTGCACCAAGAAAACCAGCTTTATAGTACTATGCAATCGCCATTAATTATTGCCATTTCTGGAGCTTCAGGCTCTGGAAAGTCTCTTTTTACAAAAAATTTGTTTAACGGCTTCAGTGCGCAAGGTCGCCCTGTTCAAGTACTGCGTGAAGATCATTACTATCGCGCACAGGATCACTTGCCCATGGAGCAACGTGAGAAGAACAACTACGACCACCCTAATGCATTTGAACATGAGCTATTAAAAGCACATCTTCAAGCATTGCGTGATGGTCAACCCATCGACTATCCACACTATTGCTACAAGACGCACACTCGCCTTCCAGAAACCGAGCGCCTTAATCCTGCGCCTGTAATTATATTGGAAGGTATTATGCTGTTGGCACGTACAGACTTACTTCCTTTGTACGATGTGAAAATCTTTATCGACACCCCGCTTGATATCTGTTTAATGCGTCGAATGATGCGTGACTTAAAAGAGCGTGGTCGTAGCATAGAATCTGTGGCAAAACAGTACGAAGAAACTGTAAAGCCAATGTACCATCAATTTATTGAGCCTAGCCGTTTTACTGCCGATGTTGTGGTAACACAAGGTGGAAAAAATCAAATTGCATTAGATGTGATCAAATCACACATTCAGCAAGCGCTTCTTTAAGGGAATTCACATATGGTTAGTTTATTGGGCATCGCGCTCCTGTTGGCTATTGCCTTCGCATTATCATCGGCGAAGCGCAGTATTAATTGGCGTACGGTGGGTGGCGCATTTGCTATCCAAGCATCCGTTGGTGCTTTCGTCCTTTATTCTGAACCAGGCAAAGAAGTCTTATTGGCGGCGACTCAGTTTGTCGCCAACATCATTGCGTACAGCCAAGAAGGTATTAATTTCTTATTCGGCCCAATAGGCGATAAGTCAATCGCGTTTATTTTCGCGTTCAATGTGTTGCCCGTTATTGTCTTTTTCTCTGCGTTAATTGCCGTGCTGTATCACCTTAAAGTGATGGGCGTTATCATCAAAGTCATCGGTGGCTTTTTGCAAAAAGCACTGGGAACAAGCCGCCCAGAGTCAATGTCTTCGGCTGCCAATATTTTTGTTGGCCAAACAGAAGCACCATTAGTTGTGCGTCCGTTTATACCCCATATGACCAGTTCTGAGTTGTTTGCCATTATGGTGGGTGGCCTCGCCTCTATTGCGGGTTCTGTAATGGCTGGCTATGCAGGTATGGGCGTTGATTTAAAATACCTACTCGCTGCCAGTTTTATGGCTGCGCCGGGTGGTTTATTAATGGCAAAAATCATTTTGCCAGAAACCAGTAAACCCAATGAAAATTTGAATGACGTAGATGCGGAAGATACCGGCTACGCCAATGTATTTGATGCTGCTGCTAGTGGCGCAGCGTCAGGCATGCAACTTGCGTTAAACGTAGGTGCCATGCTACTCGCTTTCATAGCACTTATCGCGATGTTCAACGGCCTTGTTGGCTGGACAGCTGCGCTATTTGGCTATGAAAATGTAACGTTTGAAGGGATCCTGGGCTATGTGCTTCAACCTCTCGCATGGGCAATCGGCGTACCATGGGAGGAAGCACAACTTGCAGGTAGCTTTATTGGTCAGAAAATGGTGGTCAACGAGTTCGTTGCATACCTCAATTTCTTGGAAAACCAATCACAGCTATCTGAAGCGTCTCAGGCCATTATCACCTTTGCACTTTGTGGTTTTGCAAACTTCTCTTCTATCGCTATTTTGATGGGTGGAATTGGTGCTATGGCACCAACACGCAGAAAAGAAATTGCGCGACTGGGATTAAAGGCTGTTATTGCTGCAACGTTATCCAACTTGATGAGTGCCGCACTAGCGGGCTTTTACCTCTCACTCGGTTAAAATTTGTTAAATTAGACTAATTGGTCAAGTTTTTACTAGACTAATTGGTCAGGTTTATGTAAATTACGCGCAAATTCCTCGTGGAGTTGATTTGTATCAATTTCACGACTTTTTTCTGTAGCCCGTCTACCTTTATAATGCCGCAGTCAAAATATACGGGATAAAGTTATGCAATTAGTTGCTGTTGATTACCAAGCGGAAAACGCTCAAGAAGAATTCGTGAAGTCACTTCGCGAGACAGGGTTTGGTGTTTTGAAAAACCACCCTATCCAGCAGTCATTGGTTCAAGGTATTTACGATAACTGGCAGGGCTTCTTCGATAGTGAAGAGAAGAATGACTACCTGTACAACAAAGGTAAACAAGACGGATTTTTCCCTCAGAGTGTTTCTGAGGTAGCCAAAGGCTTTACGAAAAAAGATATTAAAGAATATTACCACTATTACCCTTGGGGCCAGTGCCCTGAGTCATTGCTACCGCAGATTTCTCAGTATTACTCTGAGGCCAACACGCTAGCAAAAGAGCTACTTGGGTGGATAGAAAAGCATTCACCTGCTGAGGTAAGCGCAAAGTACAGTCAGCCACTTGGCGACATGATCAAAGATTCAGATCAAACGTTACTACGTATTTTGCATTACCCACCGCTTAAGGGTGATGAAGAAGTAGATGCAATCCGCGCTGCGGCCCACGAAGATATTAACTTGATTACTATCTTGCCGGCAGCAAATGAGCCTGGTTTGCAAGTTCAAGCTAAAGACGGTAGCTGGTTAGAAGTGCCTTGCGATTTTGGAAACCTAATCGTAAATATTGGTGACATGCTTCAAGAAGCATCGGGCCATTACTTCCCATCAACTACCCATAGGGTTGTTAACCCAGATGGTGCTGATATGACGAAGTCGCGTATCTCGTTGCCACTGTTTTTGCACCCTAGACCAGATGTTGTTCTTTCAGAACGTCATACTGCAGGGTCATACCTGCAAGAGCGCCTTCGTGAGCTGGGCGTTATATAAATTAAGTTCCTTTTGTAGTGTTATTCTTTGCCGCAGCTAGTCTGCGGCTTTTTTTGTTTAGTTATCGGCTTGCAAGCGCAGCTATTTTCGACATATAACGCGATCTATCCTGTTCGTTAGGTGAATGCCTTACCGCTTTCTCCAAATAACGCTGGGCGTTATTAACATCACCAAGCTGGTGATAGGTTCTGGCAAGACTAAACAATATTTCATGACGGCTATCGTCGATGCGCAGTGCTCGTTGGTAATGCTCTATAGCCCTTGCATACTTCCCTTCATCATAATCTTGCTCACCCAATATAAAATGATAGTAAGGGTTACTGCGTCGTCTTGCTTCTACCATTTCAGTTATTGCTTTAGCTTCCTCATCTCGCTCTTGGTGAATGTACAAGATAGCCAAGTTTTCCCATGCAGTTAGGTGGCTATCATTGATAGTAAGCGCATGCTTATAAGCAAGTTCCGCTTGTTCATACGCTCCCACCATTCTGTACAGTACACCTAAATTAACCCAACTTTGTTGGAGTGATGGCGATAGAGTAGCCGCTGCACGAAAGTAGCTGTAAGCTCGACTGTAGCTGTTCGCTACAAGCGCATCAGCGCCTTTATTATTGTAGAACATGGATAACACCCGCTCCTTTGGCA
The DNA window shown above is from Alteromonas sp. KC3 and carries:
- a CDS encoding PhnD/SsuA/transferrin family substrate-binding protein — protein: MKSLHKSLIHLVVFLANFRIVASGKWILFVIVAIACGAFSYLQKNNIYNDITPQTGQFLYCKTELSANSDIFSVYVTDGRIAEMARDRLCADSTIKRQFGEVKIIIGQSDYDTFRYINHGVVDLALVKKNVVDAFGADQIYGLSRVASHPNYSAFFIALRERPQLNKEYLLGKKIGLLDYPSSRSGHIVPKTVLQNLGLSDTNVSIVYYSSHQELRRALLAGDVDIISSYWAEDDSDRFSRNYATPLQESIGGMQWYLKMQTQNTDLFCAMQSVVHEIAMAHPRPYYKNITLEAGCNK
- the udk gene encoding uridine kinase; this translates as MQSPLIIAISGASGSGKSLFTKNLFNGFSAQGRPVQVLREDHYYRAQDHLPMEQREKNNYDHPNAFEHELLKAHLQALRDGQPIDYPHYCYKTHTRLPETERLNPAPVIILEGIMLLARTDLLPLYDVKIFIDTPLDICLMRRMMRDLKERGRSIESVAKQYEETVKPMYHQFIEPSRFTADVVVTQGGKNQIALDVIKSHIQQALL
- a CDS encoding NupC/NupG family nucleoside CNT transporter; protein product: MVSLLGIALLLAIAFALSSAKRSINWRTVGGAFAIQASVGAFVLYSEPGKEVLLAATQFVANIIAYSQEGINFLFGPIGDKSIAFIFAFNVLPVIVFFSALIAVLYHLKVMGVIIKVIGGFLQKALGTSRPESMSSAANIFVGQTEAPLVVRPFIPHMTSSELFAIMVGGLASIAGSVMAGYAGMGVDLKYLLAASFMAAPGGLLMAKIILPETSKPNENLNDVDAEDTGYANVFDAAASGAASGMQLALNVGAMLLAFIALIAMFNGLVGWTAALFGYENVTFEGILGYVLQPLAWAIGVPWEEAQLAGSFIGQKMVVNEFVAYLNFLENQSQLSEASQAIITFALCGFANFSSIAILMGGIGAMAPTRRKEIARLGLKAVIAATLSNLMSAALAGFYLSLG
- a CDS encoding isopenicillin N synthase family oxygenase produces the protein MQLVAVDYQAENAQEEFVKSLRETGFGVLKNHPIQQSLVQGIYDNWQGFFDSEEKNDYLYNKGKQDGFFPQSVSEVAKGFTKKDIKEYYHYYPWGQCPESLLPQISQYYSEANTLAKELLGWIEKHSPAEVSAKYSQPLGDMIKDSDQTLLRILHYPPLKGDEEVDAIRAAAHEDINLITILPAANEPGLQVQAKDGSWLEVPCDFGNLIVNIGDMLQEASGHYFPSTTHRVVNPDGADMTKSRISLPLFLHPRPDVVLSERHTAGSYLQERLRELGVI
- a CDS encoding tetratricopeptide repeat protein, whose product is MNTRILIVVLCTLLVACQSTERKVTSASPTLLDDSLFPSYGLFPVETPEEIFYLDEEARQFAERAVYESSASEKNVKRLVKSIFGRSEHGVLYRNSANTTANTTFSNRAANCLSLSIMAYALAEHAGLKATFYEVDIPEYWTRRDGFSLLNGHINLRVSVPNEPLLVSIGSSYADIDFDPQMIQSDFPRNAVPKERVLSMFYNNKGADALVANSYSRAYSYFRAAATLSPSLQQSWVNLGVLYRMVGAYEQAELAYKHALTINDSHLTAWENLAILYIHQERDEEAKAITEMVEARRRSNPYYHFILGEQDYDEGKYARAIEHYQRALRIDDSRHEILFSLARTYHQLGDVNNAQRYLEKAVRHSPNEQDRSRYMSKIAALASR